One Edaphobacter flagellatus genomic region harbors:
- the guaB gene encoding IMP dehydrogenase — MIQLPVPEALTFDDVLLVPAYSDVIPTQVSTQTQLTRNITLFTPLLSAAMDTVTESRLAIAMAQQGGMGVVHRNLTIEQQAGEIDKVKRSESGMIVDPVTIEPEQPIAAALEVMRRYKISGVPVTKNKKLVGILTNRDLRFVLRTDIPIADVMTKSNLITVPVGTTLEQAEQILHQHRVEKLLVVNDDYELKGLITVKDIQKKLKYPNASKDSQGRLRVAGAIGATGDFLERAEELVKARVDALAIDSAHGHSSRVLEAVRETKRRFPEIDLLAGNVATYDGALALIKAGADAVKVGIGPGSICTTRMVTGAGMPQITAISEAYRAGKENNVPIIADGGIKYSGDVTKAIAAGASVVMMGSLFAGVDESPGETILYQGRSFKAYRGMGSLSAMAQGSGERYFQGKDDISESERPNLTARENASSNRLAKFVPEGIEGRVPHRGPLEGVVYQMVGGLRSGMGYLGCSSIRELQENARFIRISGAGLRESHVHDVIITREAPNYHVE, encoded by the coding sequence ATGATTCAACTCCCTGTACCCGAAGCGCTCACCTTCGACGACGTCCTTCTTGTACCTGCTTACAGCGATGTGATTCCTACCCAGGTTTCGACACAGACGCAACTGACTCGCAATATCACCCTGTTTACTCCGCTGCTGTCGGCGGCGATGGATACGGTTACGGAATCGCGGCTGGCGATTGCCATGGCGCAGCAGGGAGGTATGGGCGTTGTGCACCGGAATCTGACGATCGAGCAGCAGGCAGGCGAGATCGATAAGGTGAAGCGTTCGGAGTCGGGCATGATCGTCGATCCGGTGACGATTGAGCCAGAGCAGCCTATCGCGGCTGCGCTCGAGGTGATGCGGCGCTACAAGATCTCCGGCGTTCCGGTGACGAAGAACAAGAAGCTGGTTGGCATCCTGACCAATCGCGACCTGCGGTTTGTCTTGCGGACGGATATTCCGATTGCGGATGTGATGACGAAGAGCAACCTGATCACGGTTCCGGTGGGAACGACGCTCGAACAGGCGGAGCAGATTCTGCATCAGCATCGGGTGGAGAAGCTGCTGGTGGTCAACGACGACTACGAGCTGAAGGGCCTGATCACGGTCAAGGACATTCAGAAGAAGTTGAAGTATCCGAACGCTTCGAAGGACTCGCAGGGACGACTTCGGGTTGCGGGCGCGATTGGCGCGACGGGCGACTTCCTGGAGCGTGCGGAGGAACTGGTCAAGGCGCGTGTGGATGCGCTGGCGATCGACTCGGCGCATGGTCATTCGTCGCGTGTGCTGGAGGCGGTGCGCGAGACGAAGCGCCGCTTTCCGGAGATCGATCTGCTGGCAGGCAATGTGGCGACATACGATGGCGCATTGGCGCTGATCAAAGCTGGAGCTGATGCGGTGAAAGTAGGAATCGGGCCGGGCTCGATCTGCACGACGCGCATGGTGACGGGTGCGGGCATGCCGCAGATTACGGCGATTTCGGAGGCCTACCGTGCAGGTAAGGAGAACAACGTTCCGATCATCGCGGACGGTGGCATCAAGTACTCGGGCGATGTGACCAAGGCGATTGCCGCGGGCGCGAGCGTGGTGATGATGGGCTCGCTGTTTGCCGGAGTCGATGAGTCGCCGGGCGAAACAATTCTTTACCAGGGCCGCAGCTTCAAGGCCTATCGCGGTATGGGCTCGCTGAGTGCGATGGCGCAGGGCTCGGGAGAGCGCTACTTCCAGGGCAAGGACGACATCTCGGAGAGCGAGCGGCCGAACCTGACTGCTCGCGAGAATGCTTCGTCGAACCGGCTGGCGAAGTTCGTGCCGGAAGGCATCGAAGGCCGCGTGCCGCATCGCGGGCCGCTGGAAGGCGTTGTTTACCAGATGGTTGGCGGCCTGCGGTCGGGAATGGGCTATCTCGGGTGCTCGTCGATCCGGGAGCTGCAGGAGAATGCACGGTTTATCCGCATCTCCGGAGCTGGGCTACGAGAGAGCCATGTGCATGATGTGATCATCACGCGTGAGGCACCGAACTATCACGTAGAATAG
- a CDS encoding DUF503 domain-containing protein, whose amino-acid sequence MTRFAPSPAEYEECSISLGMVRGCEGLDFILFMPIASLTLEIEIPHAQSLKDRRQVVRSMKERLRHAFNLSIAELDNAEVWNRATLGIAAISSSTSYLNGQLREIDQAAHRIANGLGAQIVDSWAEVLSPGEE is encoded by the coding sequence TTGACAAGATTTGCGCCCAGTCCGGCGGAATATGAGGAATGCTCGATTTCGCTCGGCATGGTGCGTGGGTGCGAGGGGTTAGACTTCATCCTGTTTATGCCGATTGCCAGCCTGACCCTTGAAATCGAGATTCCTCATGCCCAGTCGTTGAAGGACCGCCGTCAGGTGGTGCGGTCGATGAAGGAGCGCCTGCGCCATGCGTTCAACCTTTCGATTGCAGAGCTGGACAACGCGGAGGTATGGAACCGGGCGACGCTGGGGATTGCGGCCATCTCTTCGTCTACAAGTTATTTGAATGGGCAACTGCGGGAGATCGACCAGGCGGCGCACCGGATTGCGAACGGATTGGGGGCGCAGATTGTGGACTCCTGGGCGGAGGTGCTTTCGCCTGGGGAGGAGTGA
- the rbfA gene encoding 30S ribosome-binding factor RbfA: MPEQRARAYHRSRVANTFSEEIGAMLEGELSDPRIAPSHVTDVVLAPGGKSARIYVAVHGNEEEEESTLAGLMAARAYIRSQLRERMGVRHVPDLTFAIDRSEKMTGRVDELLGRIHKREKKPVQNVEAISGS; this comes from the coding sequence ATGCCAGAACAGAGAGCCAGAGCGTACCACCGTAGTCGAGTTGCCAACACTTTCTCCGAAGAGATTGGAGCGATGCTGGAGGGAGAGTTGTCGGACCCCCGTATTGCGCCAAGCCATGTGACCGACGTGGTGCTTGCCCCCGGAGGGAAGTCGGCGCGTATTTATGTTGCTGTTCATGGCAACGAAGAGGAGGAGGAGTCGACGCTTGCCGGGTTAATGGCGGCGCGGGCCTACATTCGTTCGCAGCTTCGTGAGCGGATGGGGGTGCGGCATGTTCCTGATCTGACGTTTGCCATCGACCGGTCGGAGAAGATGACGGGACGCGTGGACGAGCTGCTGGGCCGTATCCATAAGCGGGAAAAGAAGCCCGTGCAGAATGTCGAGGCGATTTCCGGATCATGA